The Myxococcales bacterium genome includes the window GACCCGCCCGAGTGGGCGCGTCTTGCACCCAGTGCCGACGGGCGGCCCGCCGAGGGGCGTCTGGGTGGCGCTGATTCGATCGGCTGGGCCGCGCAAGGCCCGATCACCTCGAGAGATCCGCGCCGCGTTCCTGGACGAAGGGACGCGCGATGTCTACGAGCGGTCGCCGGCCGAAGCTGGCGACGAGCCCTCTGGCGAGCTTGAGCCCAACGACGCCTCGCCCTCGGAGCGGCCCGCCCGCTTCCGGTGGTCGCCAGATCACCGCATCGAGGTGCTCGACCGCGACCCGCGGGCCGGGCTGCTGTTGCTCGAGCGCCTGCCGACCCTCCAGGGCACCCGCGCCCGACTCGCGCTCCGGCCGAACACCTACACGATCGGCAAGCAGATCCAGGCGATCCAGCGCCTGCAGGACGCCCCGATGCAGGGCCACCGACCGCTCATCGACCTGCTCCTACCCGACCAGGAGGTCGCCTGGCAGTGGGTGGTGCCCGCGCAGGTCGACACCTGGCGGATTCTCACCGATGCCACGCGGGCCGGCACCGCCGAGCAGCGGGACTTCGTCAGCCGCGCGCTGGCCACGCCCGACTTCGCGCTGCTGGAAGGGCCGCCCGGCTCGGGCAAGACCACGGCGATCTGCGAGCTGGTCTTGCAGATGGTCGAGGCGGGCCAGCGCGTCCTCCTGGTCGCATCGACCCATGTCGCCGTCGACAACGTGCTCGAGCGCATGATCGAGCACGAGCACACGGGCGCCCTGGTCGCGGTCCGGATCGGCGACGAGGGCAGCGTGTCGGACCGGGCCAGGCCCTACTGTCTGCGTCGACGCTTGGAGACCGAGCAGCGCGCACTGCGCGACTTCCTCGAGCGCCAGCGCCCCGGCTCCGCAGCGCAGGCCATGCTTCGTGACCGGCTGCGGCGCGGTCGCACCGCGATCGAGGCGATGGTCCTCGATGCTGCCAACCTGGTGTGCGGGACCACCATCGGCATCCTCCAGCACCCGGACATCAGGGGCACCGGCGGCCGGCGGCCGGAGTCGGACGGCGAGCGCCGGCCCCGGCAGGGCGGCGAGCCGATGTTCGACATGATGATCCTCGACGAGGCATCGAAGACCACGTTCCAGGAGTTCCTGGTGCCGGCGGTCCTCGCGCGGCGGTGGATCATCGTCGGTGACCCCAAGCAGTTGTCGCCGTACGTCGAGCAGGAGGAGTTCGCGGTCGGCCTCGAGGCCGTGCTCGTCGGCGAGCATCTGCGCAACGCCTGCGTCGACGTGTTCAGCGCCCAGCGCGGTCGAGCCCGCGGGGCGACGCTGGTGGTGACCAAGGACGCCGCCGCGATCGAGGCCTATCGCCGGCAGGCCGAGGGGCGCGGGGCGCTGGCGGTGGTCGCGGAGGCTGGTGCCACGGACATCGCCCTCGCGGATGTGGTCCTCGCGTCGCCCGACCGGGTCGCTGGGGTGGTCGACGACCTGCCGCTCGACCTCCGCGCGGTGCGCGGTGACGCGCCTGGGGCCTGGCGCGCCCGACGGCGCAGCACAGGCGAGGGCAACCTGCCGACCTGGAGCGGGGAGGTCGCGTGGCGGCTGGTGCGCAGCTACGAGCAGCGCTTCGGCGGCAACGCCAGGACGGTCGAGGCGCTGCGCGACGACCTGGCGGCGCTCGAGCCAGTAGACGACGACGGGGAGCGGCTGGATCGCTTCCGCCTGGGGCTCGCTGGGGCTCGCCGGGTCGCGCTGCCCTCGGTGATCGAACTGCTGCGCTTCGGGTTCGAAGGTGGCGAGCGCCACAGGGCGACCGCACTCAATCGCGGCTTCCTGCCCGAGGTCCTCGCCGACCGCCGAGTCCTGCTCGAGTTCCAGCATCGGATGCACCCCGAGATCTCGCTGCATCCGCGGCTCGTGGTCTACGACGACAAGGCGCTGCAGGACGCGCCCGGATTGGCCGCGGCGAGGGCCTGGAGCTACCGCGGGCACCGCGCCGTCTGGGTGCACGTGGACGGCCACTGCGGCGACGACAACATCAACCGCGCCGAGGTCGACGCGGTGATGGCCGAGTTGAGCGACTTCGTCGCCTGGGCCGGGAAGAGCGGCCTCCGCGGCGATGGCAAGGAATGGGAGGTTGCGGTGCTCAGCTTCTACCGGGGGCAGGAGCGTGCGCTCCGTGAGCGGCTGCGCAAGGCCACCAGCCAGGCCAACGAGTACCGGACCTTCCGCTGGAAGGGCGTCCCAGATCGCCCTGTGTACGGTCGACCGTTTCCAGGGCCACGAGGCCGACCTGGTGCTGCTGACCTTCGCGAAGCAGCACCCGAGCAACTCCTCGAGAGCCAGAACCGCCTGAACGTCGCGCTGACCCGGGCGCGCTACGGGCTGCGGATCTTCGGCAATCGTCATCGGCTCGGTCACAGCGAGGCGCCCTTGCTCAAGGCGCTCCAGACCCTGCCGTCGGACGTCCACTGGGATGGAGGTGAGCGATGATCCCGACCATCAAGCTGAGCCGGCCGTTGGCGGTCGAGTCCTGGAACCTCGTTGCCACGGTCGGGCTCGCCGTCGAACGACAGTGGGAGCCGGCGCTGCTGCGGCTCGTCTCTGACGAGGGGCCGACGACGGCCGCCCGCGTGGGCGACCACCTCCTCGGCGGTCGCAAGGCGATCGCCGCG containing:
- a CDS encoding AAA family ATPase, with the protein product MALIRSAGPRKARSPREIRAAFLDEGTRDVYERSPAEAGDEPSGELEPNDASPSERPARFRWSPDHRIEVLDRDPRAGLLLLERLPTLQGTRARLALRPNTYTIGKQIQAIQRLQDAPMQGHRPLIDLLLPDQEVAWQWVVPAQVDTWRILTDATRAGTAEQRDFVSRALATPDFALLEGPPGSGKTTAICELVLQMVEAGQRVLLVASTHVAVDNVLERMIEHEHTGALVAVRIGDEGSVSDRARPYCLRRRLETEQRALRDFLERQRPGSAAQAMLRDRLRRGRTAIEAMVLDAANLVCGTTIGILQHPDIRGTGGRRPESDGERRPRQGGEPMFDMMILDEASKTTFQEFLVPAVLARRWIIVGDPKQLSPYVEQEEFAVGLEAVLVGEHLRNACVDVFSAQRGRARGATLVVTKDAAAIEAYRRQAEGRGALAVVAEAGATDIALADVVLASPDRVAGVVDDLPLDLRAVRGDAPGAWRARRRSTGEGNLPTWSGEVAWRLVRSYEQRFGGNARTVEALRDDLAALEPVDDDGERLDRFRLGLAGARRVALPSVIELLRFGFEGGERHRATALNRGFLPEVLADRRVLLEFQHRMHPEISLHPRLVVYDDKALQDAPGLAAARAWSYRGHRAVWVHVDGHCGDDNINRAEVDAVMAELSDFVAWAGKSGLRGDGKEWEVAVLSFYRGQERALRERLRKATSQANEYRTFRWKGVPDRPVYGRPFPGPRGRPGAADLREAAPEQLLESQNRLNVALTRARYGLRIFGNRHRLGHSEAPLLKALQTLPSDVHWDGGER